One genomic window of Chitinophagaceae bacterium includes the following:
- a CDS encoding efflux RND transporter periplasmic adaptor subunit, whose translation MNKAILVIIMAGILSCKSKVEKIKPTIESITESIYASGTIKSKNQYQVFPTVSGIVEEVYVKEGDTVKKGTPLLIISGETQRLNKENAELAAQFSDYSANQGKLNEAGQLVDFSKSKMKNDSALFFRQLALWQQNIGTKVELEQRELNYENSKTAHFSAIEKYNELKRQLDFASAQSKKNLLISSKLQNDFTIKSEIDGVVYDLKISKGEIATMQTPLAVIGDAKQFILEMQVDENDILKIRDGLPVIVTLDSYNEKVFEAVITRIIPLMNERSKTFMVEAEFTKPPETLYPNITFEANIVVQTKDKAMLIPRNYLLNDSIAIKSNGEHTVVKTGIKDYQKIEILSGISAEDELIKPAE comes from the coding sequence ATGAACAAGGCAATATTAGTTATCATCATGGCGGGTATTCTTTCTTGTAAAAGCAAAGTAGAAAAAATAAAGCCCACTATTGAATCCATTACGGAATCCATTTACGCCTCAGGAACAATTAAAAGCAAAAATCAATATCAGGTATTTCCTACCGTGAGTGGCATTGTTGAGGAGGTATATGTGAAAGAAGGAGACACCGTAAAGAAAGGTACACCACTGCTGATCATCTCCGGCGAAACACAACGATTGAATAAAGAAAATGCTGAACTCGCCGCGCAATTTTCTGACTATAGCGCTAACCAGGGAAAATTGAATGAAGCCGGTCAATTAGTAGATTTCTCAAAGAGTAAAATGAAGAATGATTCCGCCTTATTCTTCCGGCAGCTTGCCTTGTGGCAACAAAACATAGGAACTAAAGTGGAATTGGAACAACGTGAGCTTAATTATGAGAATTCAAAGACTGCCCATTTTTCTGCGATAGAAAAATACAATGAACTGAAGCGGCAATTAGATTTTGCTTCCGCCCAATCGAAGAAGAATCTATTGATCTCCAGCAAACTTCAGAATGATTTTACAATAAAAAGTGAAATTGATGGTGTTGTATATGATCTGAAAATATCAAAAGGAGAAATTGCAACTATGCAAACTCCGCTTGCAGTGATTGGTGACGCAAAGCAATTCATACTGGAAATGCAGGTTGATGAGAATGATATATTGAAAATCAGAGATGGCTTACCGGTGATAGTAACGCTGGACAGTTACAATGAAAAAGTATTTGAAGCTGTTATCACCAGGATCATTCCGTTAATGAATGAACGGAGTAAAACTTTTATGGTAGAAGCTGAATTCACCAAACCACCTGAAACACTGTACCCCAACATTACATTCGAAGCTAATATTGTGGTGCAGACAAAAGATAAAGCAATGCTTATTCCACGAAACTACCTCTTGAATGATTCCATAGCAATAAAAAGCAATGGCGAACATACAGTCGTAAAAACGGGAATTAAAGATTATCAGAAAATTGAAATCCTTTCAGGTATAAGTGCTGAAGATGAACTGATAAAACCTGCTGAATGA
- a CDS encoding lytic transglycosylase domain-containing protein yields MKLERILKRVSQVLTFITIGLGIFFTLGSQRIENAPNAVKYRYDEVRSPLDNKIYALKIPEQMEFAGEPVPLADEDVREKIDRELLVNMYWHSQTLYIMKQFNQVIKIIEPILEKNGIPHDFVYLCVAESGLQYNATSPSGAVGLWQFMKPTGLKYNLTINDEVDERMSYEKSTQAACMYLLEAKAKFGSWTMAAASFNMGIDGLRNISQKQDTNNYYDLYLNRETGRYIYRILAMKEVLSNPQKYGFFLESDDLYASFSYRTIAVDSSIQNLTSFAKEQGTNYKMLRLMNPWMIGYSLTNKDGKRYDVKIPESD; encoded by the coding sequence ATGAAGCTCGAACGTATATTAAAGCGGGTATCTCAGGTGCTGACTTTTATAACGATTGGACTAGGTATTTTTTTTACATTAGGCTCTCAGAGAATTGAAAATGCACCGAATGCAGTTAAGTATCGTTACGATGAGGTTCGATCACCCCTGGACAATAAAATTTATGCATTAAAGATTCCTGAGCAAATGGAATTCGCCGGGGAACCGGTGCCTTTAGCTGACGAGGACGTTCGTGAAAAGATTGACAGGGAATTGCTGGTGAATATGTATTGGCACTCGCAAACATTATATATCATGAAGCAATTTAACCAGGTAATAAAAATCATTGAACCTATACTGGAAAAAAATGGAATTCCCCATGATTTTGTGTACCTGTGCGTTGCCGAAAGCGGATTGCAATACAATGCAACGTCACCGAGTGGAGCAGTAGGCTTATGGCAGTTTATGAAACCTACCGGACTTAAGTATAACTTAACCATTAATGATGAAGTGGATGAAAGGATGAGCTATGAAAAGTCTACGCAGGCAGCTTGCATGTATTTGTTGGAAGCAAAGGCGAAATTTGGCAGTTGGACGATGGCGGCGGCTTCTTTCAACATGGGCATAGATGGATTGCGTAATATTTCCCAAAAGCAGGATACCAATAATTACTACGATTTATATCTTAACCGTGAAACAGGTCGCTATATCTACCGGATTCTTGCCATGAAAGAAGTATTAAGTAATCCGCAGAAGTATGGATTTTTCCTTGAGTCAGATGATTTGTATGCATCCTTTTCTTACCGTACAATCGCTGTGGATAGCAGCATTCAGAATTTAACCTCATTTGCCAAAGAGCAAGGAACGAATTATAAAATGTTGCGCCTAATGAACCCGTGGATGATTGGCTATTCATTAACCAATAAGGACGGGAAACGGTATGATGTGAAAATTCCTGAATCGGATTGA
- a CDS encoding Crp/Fnr family transcriptional regulator gives MELANLPEFKSLPEINKKLTEYSIARTFSEGDVILNENAYIKSIPIVTSGSVRVMRVDEDGKEILLYYIRSGESCIMSFLGGLHHDTSKVKAIVEEETEILLLPVDKVRLMLKEYPEWLDYIFRLYHKRFEELLEVVNAVAFKKMDERLLNFIKTKCELTQSKTLYLTHEQLAGELGTVRVVISRLLKQLEDEGVVKLGRNKISLV, from the coding sequence ATGGAATTAGCTAATCTGCCTGAATTTAAATCATTACCCGAAATCAATAAAAAACTAACTGAGTACAGTATTGCCAGAACTTTTTCAGAAGGAGATGTCATCCTGAATGAAAACGCATATATCAAATCAATCCCTATAGTAACAAGCGGAAGTGTGAGGGTAATGCGTGTGGATGAAGACGGAAAGGAAATTTTACTTTATTATATCCGATCAGGAGAAAGTTGCATCATGTCATTTTTGGGAGGACTTCATCATGATACGAGCAAGGTGAAGGCCATTGTGGAAGAAGAGACAGAAATATTGCTGTTGCCCGTTGACAAGGTGAGGTTGATGCTAAAGGAATATCCTGAATGGCTGGATTATATTTTCAGGTTGTACCACAAGCGTTTTGAGGAATTGCTGGAAGTGGTAAATGCGGTGGCATTCAAAAAAATGGACGAACGACTGCTCAACTTTATTAAGACGAAATGTGAACTCACCCAAAGCAAGACACTCTATCTGACTCATGAACAACTGGCCGGCGAGCTGGGCACAGTGAGAGTAGTGATTTCACGATTGCTGAAGCAACTGGAAGATGAAGGCGTGGTAAAACTGGGAAGAAATAAAATTTCGCTTGTGTAA
- the fabF gene encoding beta-ketoacyl-ACP synthase II has translation MEFKRVVVTGLGALTPLGNTVPEFWDNLRKGVSGGGPLTYFDTSKFKTKIACQLKNLDIYRFLEKKEARKLDPYSQYALIAAEEAVTDSGLDLAIEDKTRIGVIWATGVGGIDSYAKAMMEYCAGDGTPRFSPFLIPLIIPDLAAGHLSIKYGFMGPNMSIVNACASSTNSIIDALTYLRLGKAEVMLTGGSEFPLCIPAVGGFSSMKALSERNDSPETASRPYDKDRDGFVIGEGAGALVLEEYEHAKARGAKIYCEVIGGGMSGDAYHISAPHPEGIGVMQVLRETLKDAGGLRPEEVDYINTHGTSTPLGDLAELKAIKTVFGDHAYKMSISSTKSMTGHMLGAAGAAEAIACIGAMQQSFIPPTINHFTDDPEIDPNLDLTFNVAKSREVNVAMSNTFGFGGHNASLIMRKLKD, from the coding sequence ATGGAATTTAAAAGGGTAGTTGTCACCGGTCTCGGTGCGCTTACTCCTTTAGGGAATACTGTTCCTGAATTTTGGGACAATCTTCGCAAAGGTGTAAGTGGTGGGGGACCCCTTACCTATTTCGATACTTCAAAATTCAAAACGAAGATCGCTTGTCAGCTCAAAAACCTGGATATATACCGGTTTTTGGAGAAAAAGGAGGCGCGCAAGCTGGATCCTTATTCTCAGTATGCCTTGATAGCTGCTGAAGAAGCCGTGACTGACAGCGGCCTTGATCTTGCAATTGAAGATAAAACCCGCATTGGTGTTATCTGGGCAACTGGTGTCGGAGGTATTGATTCTTACGCCAAAGCGATGATGGAATATTGTGCCGGTGATGGAACACCTCGCTTCAGTCCATTCCTCATTCCACTTATTATTCCTGATTTAGCTGCCGGCCACTTGTCCATTAAATATGGATTTATGGGTCCCAACATGTCAATCGTAAATGCATGTGCTTCTTCTACCAATTCAATCATTGATGCCCTTACTTATCTACGCTTAGGGAAAGCTGAAGTAATGCTTACCGGCGGATCGGAATTTCCGTTGTGCATTCCTGCTGTTGGCGGATTCTCCTCCATGAAGGCATTGAGTGAACGCAATGATTCTCCTGAAACCGCTTCCCGTCCTTATGACAAGGACCGCGATGGGTTTGTAATTGGTGAAGGTGCCGGTGCACTGGTATTGGAAGAATACGAACATGCGAAAGCACGTGGAGCAAAAATTTATTGCGAAGTAATCGGCGGTGGAATGTCTGGTGATGCGTACCACATTTCCGCTCCTCATCCTGAAGGCATCGGCGTAATGCAGGTGCTCAGAGAAACATTAAAAGATGCAGGAGGTCTTCGACCTGAAGAAGTTGATTACATCAATACACACGGAACATCCACTCCACTTGGTGACCTTGCAGAATTGAAAGCAATTAAAACGGTGTTTGGTGACCATGCCTATAAAATGAGCATCAGTTCCACCAAGTCTATGACAGGACACATGCTGGGAGCTGCCGGTGCTGCAGAGGCGATTGCCTGCATTGGTGCCATGCAACAAAGTTTCATCCCGCCAACTATCAATCATTTTACTGACGATCCTGAAATTGATCCTAATCTGGATCTTACTTTCAATGTTGCAAAAAGCCGTGAAGTGAATGTTGCTATGAGCAATACATTTGGTTTCGGCGGACACAATGCTTCATTGATCATGCGGAAGCTAAAAGACTGA
- the rnc gene encoding ribonuclease III, protein MIRRLFSGKKAFYSQVKSLTGLSPVNLELYEMAFRHSSSAKEIYDSNERLEFLGDAVLGSVIADYLFKKFPYKDEGYLTDIRSKMVSRSQLKAVSHKMGIDTFLSYSSTDPMLNKKALTGNALEALVGAVYLDKGYISAHKFIIKKIVKPFLDVGELEISEFNYKSKLLEWAQKSGRLLTFSVKNHSRHRHRAVYKVAALIDGEELGEGEDTNKKNAEKQAAKMAFEVLKISVEEFI, encoded by the coding sequence TTGATTCGTCGTCTTTTTTCCGGTAAGAAAGCATTCTATTCTCAGGTGAAATCCCTCACCGGTTTGTCACCTGTTAATCTCGAACTTTATGAAATGGCTTTTCGCCATAGTTCTTCAGCAAAAGAAATTTATGACAGCAATGAACGCCTTGAATTTTTAGGCGATGCAGTATTGGGTTCTGTGATTGCGGATTATCTCTTCAAAAAATTCCCTTATAAAGATGAAGGTTACCTGACTGACATACGATCGAAAATGGTGAGCCGAAGCCAGTTGAAAGCTGTTTCTCACAAAATGGGAATCGATACATTTCTCTCCTATAGTTCAACTGATCCTATGCTGAATAAAAAAGCGCTCACAGGCAATGCCCTTGAAGCATTGGTAGGTGCTGTGTATCTCGACAAAGGCTATATAAGTGCCCATAAATTTATTATCAAAAAAATAGTGAAACCATTTCTTGATGTAGGTGAATTGGAAATAAGTGAATTCAATTATAAAAGTAAACTGCTTGAGTGGGCACAAAAATCAGGTAGATTACTTACTTTTTCTGTAAAAAATCACTCCAGGCACCGTCACCGCGCTGTATACAAAGTTGCTGCTTTGATTGACGGCGAAGAATTAGGTGAAGGTGAAGACACCAACAAGAAAAATGCGGAAAAGCAGGCGGCTAAAATGGCTTTTGAGGTGTTGAAGATTTCGGTGGAAGAATTTATTTAG
- a CDS encoding ABC transporter permease: MNLNLLTRISVSLLMARWKQTLVAAIGVTFSITMFISLLSFMSGLNHMLDGLIVNRTPHIRLYNEIQPSKYQPIDQSAQYKHYHNFVSSIKPKVERLEIYNNAAIINALIKDERVLGVAPKITAQVIYNVGAIDLTGVINGIDVEAETKLFLFHDYVTTGNFIDLKNVPNSIILGKGAAEKMLAGIGDVIQVTTTRGERIQLKVVGYFQSGIRDVDNVQSYASINTVQKLMGESNNYITDIQVKVKEIQKAPEMAKEYQKLYDVDALDIQTANAQFETGSFIRTLISYSVGITLLIVAGFGIYNILNMMIYEKMDSIAILKATGFSGWDVNVIFITIALSIGIFGGALGLLFGFGFSVLIDQIPFNTAALPTTKTFPVDYNPQFYIIGSIFSIVTTYLAGYFPSRKASKVDPVIIIRGK; the protein is encoded by the coding sequence ATGAACCTGAATCTCCTAACAAGAATCTCCGTTTCGCTCCTGATGGCACGGTGGAAACAAACACTAGTGGCCGCAATCGGAGTCACCTTCAGCATCACCATGTTTATCAGCCTGCTCAGTTTCATGTCGGGACTAAACCATATGCTTGATGGTCTTATCGTAAACCGAACACCACATATAAGACTCTACAACGAAATTCAGCCGTCAAAATATCAACCAATTGATCAGTCAGCGCAATACAAGCACTATCATAATTTCGTAAGTTCCATAAAACCGAAAGTTGAACGGCTTGAGATCTATAACAATGCAGCCATCATAAACGCGCTGATCAAAGATGAAAGAGTTTTGGGTGTTGCACCAAAAATTACAGCTCAGGTTATTTACAATGTTGGTGCAATTGATCTTACAGGTGTCATCAACGGGATAGATGTAGAAGCTGAAACCAAGTTGTTTTTATTTCATGATTATGTGACAACAGGCAATTTTATCGATCTTAAAAATGTACCGAACAGTATTATTCTTGGTAAAGGTGCGGCAGAGAAAATGCTTGCTGGCATTGGCGATGTGATCCAGGTAACGACCACCAGGGGTGAACGCATACAATTAAAAGTGGTCGGATATTTTCAATCAGGTATCAGGGATGTTGACAATGTGCAGAGCTATGCATCTATCAATACTGTTCAAAAACTCATGGGCGAATCAAACAATTATATTACAGACATCCAGGTTAAAGTAAAAGAAATTCAGAAGGCGCCTGAAATGGCAAAAGAGTACCAGAAGTTATACGATGTTGATGCACTGGATATTCAAACTGCAAATGCACAATTTGAAACAGGAAGTTTCATCCGCACATTAATTTCTTATTCAGTAGGTATTACATTATTGATTGTTGCGGGTTTTGGAATTTACAATATTCTTAACATGATGATCTATGAGAAAATGGATTCCATTGCCATTCTGAAGGCTACCGGATTTTCGGGATGGGATGTGAACGTTATTTTTATCACAATAGCATTGAGCATTGGTATTTTTGGCGGCGCACTCGGATTGTTATTTGGGTTCGGTTTCTCAGTTTTAATTGATCAGATTCCGTTTAATACCGCGGCATTGCCAACAACAAAAACATTCCCTGTTGATTATAATCCTCAGTTCTACATTATTGGAAGTATATTTTCCATTGTCACCACTTATCTGGCTGGTTATTTTCCTTCACGCAAAGCAAGCAAAGTGGATCCGGTAATTATTATACGGGGAAAATAA
- a CDS encoding ABC transporter ATP-binding protein: protein MVQKILEAKNISKYFYDPVKMQVLNEISFSITAGEFVSITGKSGCGKSTLLYIISTMDTDYEGALFIEGDSMINKKEVELARVRNEKIGFVFQFHYLLNEFSVLKNVMLPGLKLGKYPEKEVEQHAYEKLQLLGIQKEALKKPNQLSGGQKQRVAIARALINNPIIIMGDEPTGNLDKMNSEIVFNIFKELAENYNQSMLIVTHDIEFARRTDRTIEMEDGRIIKFS from the coding sequence ATGGTGCAAAAAATACTGGAGGCCAAAAACATCTCAAAATATTTTTATGACCCTGTAAAAATGCAGGTGTTAAATGAGATTAGCTTTTCAATAACTGCCGGAGAATTCGTATCCATTACTGGTAAGTCAGGATGCGGGAAATCAACTTTGCTCTATATCATATCCACCATGGATACTGATTATGAAGGAGCACTCTTTATCGAAGGTGACAGCATGATAAATAAAAAGGAAGTAGAATTAGCGAGGGTTAGAAATGAAAAAATTGGATTTGTATTTCAATTTCATTATTTACTGAACGAATTTTCTGTATTAAAGAACGTCATGTTGCCCGGCTTGAAATTGGGAAAATATCCGGAAAAGGAAGTGGAGCAGCATGCTTATGAAAAATTGCAGCTACTCGGCATTCAGAAGGAAGCACTTAAAAAGCCGAATCAGTTGTCAGGAGGTCAGAAACAGCGGGTTGCAATTGCAAGAGCGCTGATCAATAATCCAATCATTATAATGGGAGATGAGCCGACGGGTAACCTCGACAAAATGAACAGCGAAATTGTTTTCAATATTTTTAAAGAGCTGGCGGAAAATTATAATCAGTCGATGCTGATTGTAACCCATGATATTGAATTTGCCCGCCGCACAGATCGTACTATTGAAATGGAAGATGGGAGAATCATTAAGTTTTCGTGA
- a CDS encoding cation-translocating P-type ATPase, whose product MPSINFNISGLSNEQVLLARKNYGNNRLHYKKESGIYHAIRSIAKEPMVILLLLASVVYFISGNTGDGIFLAAAIVLVATISLFQDSRSRNALDKLKNFTEPNCKVIRSSKVEEIKTEELVMGDSVMVEEGTTIPADCVIVHSNDFSVNESILTGESMSVYKDPLKADHVIYRGTTVSSGLAIATVTAIGNETRLGKIGKSLESIKEEKTPLEFQIGDFVKKMVIAGAIVFAIVWAINFYRTADALDSLLRALTLAMSILPEEIPVAFTTFMALGAWRLMKIGIVVKQMKTVETLGSATVICTDKTGTITENRMSLARIFVLTTQKISYPETILDREAKELVRLAMWASEPIPFDPMEIALHEAYSKAFLQDERSSYSMRHEYPLSGKPPMMTHIFEDLSGNRIIAAKGAPEAMMKVSALTADEKLQIETALKTLATDGFRVLGVGVAKFKGDQFPLTQQEFHFQFKGIVAFYDPPKPQIEKVLRDFYAAGISVKIITGDNDVTTAAIAKQIGLKGFEKNLSGDALIKMTEGELEEVVGDINLFTRMFPDAKLKVINALKARHEIVAMTGDGVNDGPALKAAHIGIAMGKKGTEIAKEAASLILVEDDLSRMVDAVAMGRRIYTNLKKAIQYIISIHIPIVLTVFIPLALGWIYPNIFSPIHIIFMELIMGPTCSIIYENEPIEKNTMHQKPRSFTTTFFNWSELTTSIIQGLMITVGTLLVYQYAAYSGYNESLTRTMVFTVLIAANVFLTLINRSFYYSMFTTFRYHNNLVLLIISITIIIAGLLLYIKPLADFFGFEFLNLNLLFLSIGTGFLSVAWYELVKWKKRMMDRNVINA is encoded by the coding sequence ATGCCTTCCATTAATTTTAACATATCAGGATTAAGCAATGAGCAAGTGCTTCTGGCAAGAAAGAATTACGGGAATAACAGATTACACTACAAAAAGGAAAGTGGAATCTATCATGCGATTAGGAGTATCGCAAAAGAACCAATGGTTATTCTTTTGCTGCTCGCATCTGTTGTCTATTTCATCAGTGGAAATACCGGAGATGGGATTTTTCTGGCAGCCGCCATTGTACTGGTGGCCACTATTTCTTTGTTCCAGGATTCGAGAAGCCGGAACGCCCTGGATAAACTAAAAAACTTCACAGAGCCTAATTGTAAAGTGATCAGGAGCAGCAAAGTGGAAGAAATAAAAACTGAAGAATTGGTAATGGGTGATAGTGTGATGGTAGAAGAAGGCACTACTATTCCTGCCGACTGTGTTATTGTTCATTCCAATGATTTTTCAGTAAATGAGTCGATCTTAACCGGCGAGTCCATGTCTGTATACAAGGACCCGCTTAAGGCCGATCATGTTATTTATAGAGGCACAACCGTATCAAGTGGATTAGCTATCGCGACGGTTACCGCCATCGGCAATGAAACCAGGCTTGGAAAAATTGGTAAAAGCCTTGAGTCCATTAAAGAAGAAAAAACACCGCTGGAATTTCAGATCGGCGATTTTGTAAAAAAGATGGTAATTGCCGGAGCAATTGTGTTCGCAATTGTTTGGGCAATTAATTTCTACAGAACGGCCGACGCTCTCGACAGCCTGCTTAGGGCGCTTACTTTGGCCATGAGTATTTTACCGGAAGAAATACCTGTTGCCTTCACCACCTTTATGGCATTGGGTGCATGGCGCCTGATGAAAATAGGTATCGTGGTGAAGCAAATGAAAACGGTGGAAACACTCGGAAGTGCAACCGTAATCTGTACTGATAAAACAGGAACCATCACGGAAAACCGGATGAGCCTCGCCAGAATTTTTGTGCTGACAACACAAAAGATATCCTACCCGGAAACTATCCTGGATCGCGAAGCAAAGGAACTTGTCAGACTCGCTATGTGGGCAAGTGAGCCGATTCCTTTTGATCCGATGGAGATTGCACTTCATGAAGCATATTCAAAAGCATTTTTGCAAGATGAACGAAGCAGTTATTCCATGCGGCATGAATACCCGTTATCAGGAAAGCCGCCGATGATGACGCATATTTTTGAAGATCTTTCAGGTAACAGGATCATAGCTGCAAAGGGAGCGCCTGAAGCCATGATGAAAGTTTCAGCGTTAACAGCGGATGAAAAGCTACAAATTGAAACTGCACTTAAAACACTTGCTACAGATGGATTTCGTGTGTTGGGTGTTGGGGTAGCAAAATTTAAAGGAGATCAATTTCCGCTAACACAACAGGAATTCCACTTTCAATTCAAAGGCATTGTAGCATTTTATGATCCACCCAAACCACAAATTGAAAAGGTACTACGCGATTTTTATGCCGCCGGTATCAGCGTGAAGATTATTACAGGGGACAATGATGTTACTACTGCAGCCATAGCAAAACAAATAGGGTTGAAAGGATTTGAAAAAAATCTGAGTGGTGATGCGTTGATAAAGATGACAGAAGGTGAACTCGAGGAGGTGGTTGGTGATATCAATTTGTTTACACGCATGTTTCCTGATGCTAAATTAAAAGTGATCAATGCGTTAAAAGCAAGGCATGAAATCGTAGCTATGACTGGTGATGGCGTTAACGACGGGCCTGCACTTAAAGCCGCGCACATTGGTATTGCCATGGGGAAAAAAGGTACAGAGATAGCAAAAGAGGCCGCATCCTTAATCCTGGTGGAAGATGATTTATCCAGGATGGTGGATGCTGTAGCAATGGGAAGAAGGATCTATACCAATCTTAAAAAAGCTATTCAATACATCATCTCCATTCACATTCCAATTGTTCTTACGGTTTTTATTCCTTTGGCTTTGGGCTGGATATACCCCAACATCTTTTCTCCCATCCATATCATCTTCATGGAATTGATTATGGGACCGACCTGTTCTATTATTTATGAAAATGAACCAATAGAGAAAAATACAATGCATCAAAAACCCCGCTCCTTTACTACGACATTTTTTAATTGGAGTGAATTGACGACCAGTATTATTCAAGGACTGATGATTACCGTGGGCACCTTATTAGTATATCAGTACGCTGCTTATAGTGGCTACAATGAATCTCTTACCAGAACGATGGTCTTTACGGTGCTGATCGCAGCTAATGTTTTCCTAACTCTTATCAACCGCTCTTTTTATTATTCGATGTTCACCACGTTTAGGTACCATAATAATCTGGTTTTACTGATCATCAGCATCACCATTATTATTGCAGGATTGTTGCTTTATATAAAACCGCTTGCAGATTTCTTCGGATTTGAATTTTTGAATCTTAATCTGCTATTCCTGAGTATTGGTACAGGTTTCTTATCTGTAGCCTGGTATGAGTTGGTGAAATGGAAAAAAAGAATGATGGACAGGAATGTGATAAATGCTTAA
- a CDS encoding DUF2480 family protein, protein MESTEKLANRVADSGLITLDLEEFYPIESKAAFDLKDFLFMGLILKEKDYREALKVLDWESFKGKNVAVFCSADAIVPVWAYMLAGVYLEPVANKFYFCSLEELDSKIFDETITLLDVEPFINQRVIIKGCSDKPVPSSAYLAITRKLRPVARSLMYGEACSNVPLYKQKSAPIHS, encoded by the coding sequence ATGGAATCAACAGAAAAACTGGCAAACCGGGTAGCGGATAGCGGTCTGATCACTTTAGATCTCGAAGAGTTTTATCCTATTGAATCCAAAGCAGCTTTTGATCTTAAGGACTTTCTCTTTATGGGGCTTATCCTTAAAGAAAAGGACTATCGTGAAGCGTTGAAAGTCCTGGATTGGGAATCTTTCAAAGGAAAGAATGTTGCAGTTTTCTGCTCTGCCGATGCCATTGTTCCGGTTTGGGCTTATATGTTGGCGGGAGTTTATCTCGAGCCTGTTGCAAATAAGTTCTATTTCTGTTCATTAGAAGAATTGGATAGCAAGATTTTCGATGAAACCATCACACTTCTTGACGTAGAACCATTTATAAATCAACGGGTTATTATCAAAGGTTGTAGTGACAAGCCAGTCCCTTCTTCAGCCTATTTGGCAATCACCCGGAAACTCAGGCCTGTGGCAAGAAGTTTGATGTACGGCGAAGCATGTTCCAACGTTCCCCTTTACAAGCAAAAATCCGCTCCAATCCATTCATAA
- a CDS encoding rhodanese-like domain-containing protein, whose protein sequence is MISTLKKLFGFGPGTDYAALVKQGAIIVDVRSKNEYSGGHIKGSINIPVDQLGSNLSKLKEKDRPIITCCASGMRSRSANGILKTKGYSQVYNGGGWASLQSKL, encoded by the coding sequence ATGATAAGTACACTAAAAAAATTATTTGGTTTCGGCCCAGGTACAGACTATGCCGCATTGGTAAAACAAGGAGCCATTATAGTGGATGTTAGAAGTAAGAACGAATATTCCGGAGGACACATCAAAGGATCCATAAATATTCCGGTAGATCAGCTGGGCAGCAATTTAAGCAAGCTGAAAGAAAAGGATCGACCGATCATCACTTGCTGTGCATCCGGAATGAGAAGCAGATCTGCAAACGGAATTCTAAAAACAAAAGGATATTCACAGGTCTACAATGGTGGTGGTTGGGCAAGTTTGCAATCTAAACTATGA
- a CDS encoding OsmC family protein, whose protein sequence is MEVHYYNVDVEWIENRKGELSSPELRSDIEVATPPEFPKGMTGIWSPEHLLTAAVNGCFLTTFLAIAENFKLDYVSFNCSAKGKLEKVDGKYLMTEIMLEPVLIIRNETDKEKAERVLQKSETACLISNSIKSKVTLTTHVIVQQFETYV, encoded by the coding sequence ATGGAAGTGCATTATTATAACGTAGATGTCGAATGGATAGAAAACAGGAAAGGCGAACTTTCTTCTCCGGAATTGCGGTCAGATATTGAGGTAGCCACGCCGCCTGAATTTCCTAAGGGAATGACGGGAATCTGGTCACCCGAACACTTGCTGACGGCAGCGGTTAATGGCTGTTTCCTGACCACCTTTTTAGCAATAGCTGAAAACTTTAAATTGGACTATGTAAGTTTCAACTGTAGCGCAAAAGGAAAACTGGAAAAGGTGGATGGTAAGTATTTAATGACTGAAATCATGCTGGAGCCTGTGCTGATAATCAGGAATGAAACAGACAAAGAAAAAGCGGAACGTGTACTTCAGAAATCAGAAACTGCCTGTCTCATTTCGAATTCCATTAAGTCGAAAGTGACGTTGACTACACATGTGATTGTACAGCAGTTCGAGACCTATGTTTAA
- a CDS encoding DUF2892 domain-containing protein, whose product MKSNVSSADRILRIFVAIAVAALFFANVISGTTAIILLIIGGVLLLTSIINFCPLYYFLGLSTRKTAK is encoded by the coding sequence ATGAAATCTAATGTATCAAGTGCCGACAGGATCTTAAGGATATTTGTCGCAATCGCAGTAGCTGCATTGTTTTTTGCAAACGTTATTAGCGGAACTACAGCTATTATTCTATTAATCATCGGAGGAGTTTTACTCCTGACTTCAATAATAAATTTCTGCCCTTTGTATTATTTTTTAGGACTTTCTACCCGTAAAACGGCTAAGTAA